Sequence from the Desulfovibrio sp. UIB00 genome:
GGTACGGCGTTGCAGCAGCTCGGCGCTTGAACGGATGATACCCAGCGGATTGCGGATTTCGTGCGCGATGCTGGCCACCACCCTGCCCATGCTCACCAGCCGTTCATTGCTGTGCAACTGGTTTTCAAGAACCCGGTTCTTATACATGCGCGCCGCCAGCACCCGCTCCGACCGATGGATCAGCATGAGCAGCAGGCCAAACATGATAACAGACGAAAGCAGACACATGACAACAATGATGCCCTGAAACGTCAGCACCTGCTCATAGTCGCCCGTAATATCCTGCGTGAGCTCCAGCGCGCCCATGATGGGCGCTTCCTCCCCTGGGTGCAGGGGTTCGCCGCGCAGGGGATAAAGAATGCGCAGCACAAACGAGCCTTCCTGCAACGGCACACGGAAAGGAGCCTGCCAGCCCGGCATGGTCGAGATGATTTCCGACCTCGGCGCTCCACCTCCCAGGATGTCGTCCAGATATGGCGGGGATAACCCGGCGCGGCCCAGATCTTCCTTCTTGGTGGAATATGCCACCAGACGCGAAAAATCATAAATACGCAGCCGCTCGACCGGCAAACCGTGAATGACGGACTTCACCACCTGATCCAGCCTGTCATACTGTTCGGGCTGGCGCAGCGCGATACGCCCGTAGCCCAGCAAGGTGGGCAAGGCGAACCGGCGGAATATCTGGCTGTTGAGATTTTCCACAAGCTGCTGAGCAAAGTTCTCCTGCCGTGTGAGCAGGGTCTCGCGCGCAGAGTTGGAAATGAAGAAAGAAAGCCCCAGGCTGGTCAGCAAAATGACCACAAGCGAGAGCCAGGATAATGTGCGGGCGTAACTTGGCAACGCGCTATCCGCGTCAACGGTCTGGGCGCAGGCATCCTCGCACTGGCGGATGCAGGCTTCGTTACGCTGCTTTTTTCTGAACATGACAATGCCTTTGCGCGCGCGGCGGCTCCGGGCGGCGCGGCACTTCTGCCACCGCCGCCGGGGCGCAGGGAAAACGACCGCTACGCCCCGCCGCAAAGCCGCCGCTACGCGACAGGTTATAAAAACCCCAGGCATATCCGAAAGCCGCCGCCTGACGGCCACCGCCATTCCTGAAGCACATTTCGGCACACAGGCAAAGGGTTGCAACCAGCGCGGGATACCGTTTTTTTGCCCTTGGCAACGGTCCCGCGTCCTTCACTTGCTTAAAACTTCTGTTCCATTCTGGGTACGGCAAGGTATTCCGCCAGATCTGCTTCTTCCTGCGCATAGCCGCCAGCCCCAAGCCGCGCGTTGGCAAGGCATTTGCCCAGCTCCACTGCGGGTTGATCCAGCGGATTGATGCCCATGAGCCAGCCCGTAAACAGGGTGGCCGCCTCAAGCAGCAGCATGAGCGAACCAGCGGCGCGGGGGCCTTTGTTGTGCATTTCCACATGCAGCAGGGGTACGCCGCTCTGGCACAGGGCCATACGGGTTCCCAGGGCCTCGGCTTCAAGCAGGCTGCCAAAGGGTTTGGCGCGCAGCCAGGCCCACTGATCCGGTACATCCATGCCGAAATTGGGCCCCTGTGCCTGGTCGCAGCTGGTCAGGAAAATGCAGCCCTTGTTACGCGGGCCGCTCAAAAACATCTGGTTGATGGAATGCTGATCCGTCACACCGGTCGCTGGCACAGGCTGGCTGCCCTGCCCGTCCTTGCCCAGGCTTTCGGCCCAAAGCTGGGCAAACCAGTCGCCGTAGGCGGCCCACTGCGGAATATAGCTGAAAAATATCAGTTGGCTGTAGCCCTTGTCTTCCAGAGCCTTGGCCCAGCAGGCCAAGGCGAACGAAGGATGCTCGGCCACGTGCTCCGGATTTTGCAGCAGGGGGCGTGCAACATCGGCTGCGCCGTCCAGCAGGGCCTGCCAGTCTATGCCCAAAAAGGCCGCAGGCAAAAGCCCCACCGCAGAGAGGGCCGAATAGCGCCCGCCAAGATAATCCGGCACTTCAAGGGCGGTCAGCCCATAGCGGTTTGCTTCTTCGCGCAGGTAGCCCTTGCGTTCGTCGGTGACAACGATCATCTGATCCTGCCAGCCCTCGCCCACGCTGGCCTTAAGCCAATCGCGCACAAGAAAATACTGCGAGATAGTCTCAATGGTGCCGCCAGATTTACTGATGCACACCACCACGGTTTCCGTGGGATTGAGCTTGCCGAGCAGGGCTTCAAAGCGCTCCGCGCAGACATTGTCCGCAATCCAGAGCCACGGGCCGCGATGCCCGGGGCCGTCCTGCCCCGGCGCAAAGGCCTGCTGCATGGCCCGCGCCCCAAGGGCAGAGCCGCCGATGCCCAGCACCAGCATATGCTTGTAGGCCTTGATGCGGGGAATCAGCGGGGCCATTTCCACTTCCAGCTTGGCGCGGAAGGGCATGGAAATAAAGGGCAGCTCGCCGGATGCCAGCTCGCGCTGAAGCCTCTGGGCCACTTCCGGCGCGCGCGCCTTCAGGGCCGCAGCAGAACCAGCGTCAAGGCGATGAGCATATGCTCTCGACCATTCGAGCAAATGAGGCATGGATACCTCCTGTGGTGTTGCGCCGCGTTCTTGGTGGCGCATTACAAAAGTCGCAAGGGTTTGGGAGCAAAAAAACGCCGCCGCACGGCCTTGTATGTCTGCGGACGCACGCCAAACCGGCAATGCCACAGGGCACAGGCATCGCGAGCCGCACAGGCGCGCACCTCCACCCTGTCGCCAGCACAGCCCATGCACTGCCTGCGAATGGCCCGCAAGGCCTGTCGCGCGGCTTGTTCCGCCGGGGC
This genomic interval carries:
- a CDS encoding glucose-6-phosphate isomerase codes for the protein MPHLLEWSRAYAHRLDAGSAAALKARAPEVAQRLQRELASGELPFISMPFRAKLEVEMAPLIPRIKAYKHMLVLGIGGSALGARAMQQAFAPGQDGPGHRGPWLWIADNVCAERFEALLGKLNPTETVVVCISKSGGTIETISQYFLVRDWLKASVGEGWQDQMIVVTDERKGYLREEANRYGLTALEVPDYLGGRYSALSAVGLLPAAFLGIDWQALLDGAADVARPLLQNPEHVAEHPSFALACWAKALEDKGYSQLIFFSYIPQWAAYGDWFAQLWAESLGKDGQGSQPVPATGVTDQHSINQMFLSGPRNKGCIFLTSCDQAQGPNFGMDVPDQWAWLRAKPFGSLLEAEALGTRMALCQSGVPLLHVEMHNKGPRAAGSLMLLLEAATLFTGWLMGINPLDQPAVELGKCLANARLGAGGYAQEEADLAEYLAVPRMEQKF
- a CDS encoding ATP-binding protein; amino-acid sequence: MFRKKQRNEACIRQCEDACAQTVDADSALPSYARTLSWLSLVVILLTSLGLSFFISNSARETLLTRQENFAQQLVENLNSQIFRRFALPTLLGYGRIALRQPEQYDRLDQVVKSVIHGLPVERLRIYDFSRLVAYSTKKEDLGRAGLSPPYLDDILGGGAPRSEIISTMPGWQAPFRVPLQEGSFVLRILYPLRGEPLHPGEEAPIMGALELTQDITGDYEQVLTFQGIIVVMCLLSSVIMFGLLLMLIHRSERVLAARMYKNRVLENQLHSNERLVSMGRVVASIAHEIRNPLGIIRSSAELLQRRTDKADASTRRILGAIYDEAVRLSQTVNDFLDYARPRQPKQDVVDVNVVLDQVLAFLEGEMGRFGVALERQCESGLFTPGDKDLLYRAFYNILVNGQQAMDGPGVVRINGRIDDNGHVCIEFLDSGPGFDPATLPNLLDPFFTTKDGGTGLGLPIVQSIISSHGGVIKLENGPEGGALVRVLLPRAQTGA